The Mustelus asterias chromosome 26 unlocalized genomic scaffold, sMusAst1.hap1.1 SUPER_26_unloc_9, whole genome shotgun sequence nucleotide sequence CCCGCCAAAACAAAGCAGGTGTTTTAAAAACTCCTGTATCATTTTATCACAGTTATCCTCTCCTTACTCAACCTATTTCAACATACAACAGCATGCATTTACCGAGAAACTTTAAACCAGCTAATGGAACCAAATCTCAGAGGGTGAACCAGCACAATTCAATGCCACAGACAGGAGGCACAGATTCGCTGGCAAGAAAAATCACACGGACCTGTCACACAACACAGACACTTACTCAAACAAAAGTTTCCTTTTCAACGCACATTGTGTTTTAAATGTGCATTCAGAATGCTGTGATTCAAAGCCTTTTTTCCAGATTGTTAGTTAGCTTATCTATACAGGCGTGATATGTTTTATCTTTGACCTGAGCCTCCCACCAATTTACAGCACAGCAGCGGATCAGTCTGAACCTCCGCTTGCATTTGCCTCTTGCCAATTTATTTACAACATTTCCAGGTGATGTGTAGGGACATAGTTCCTTCCCCTCCCAGTTCTGTAACATCGCGCAATCACTTGCTCACTTATTTGTTTTGGTGCAAATGGTCCCTTGGGTTTCTTTGCAGTCCATGTGAGGGTCGTGATCATGGgtgcaagtggacctgatggtttcaccaaataCGCACCATAACTCCGTCCCTGTCGCTGTCTTCATCCAGCTCCATATTCCCAAATGTGCATAACAACCCACCACAGGTGACAGTAGCAAATTCAATTTATCACTGATTCCATCCACCCCATGGTTCTCAAAACTGCACATCATACCATTTGAGCTGAGAATATAGACACCATTTTATCACTCTATGTTTGCCTCGATTTCCTTCTGACACGTTGTGTGGTTAGACAATTTTTGACTGTTCTGTGTTTCACTTCACAGTTGCCTCGAATttactatatttctgcactaTCTCCCCAAATTCTTGTTTGCTGCATCCCTCTATCACAGCTCTCTTTCTCATTATCGTCCTTCTCACAGTGTGTATGAAAGTGACTCACCTGTAACACTTGCATATCATTATTTCGTTCAACTTCTGAGGTCATATGTCAGTTTCCAGTTTTGCTTCACTAAACCTCTGTTTTAACGTTGCATTTTCCAGCTGCTCCCCCTATGCCGTCTcacaccgggttcgattcctggtttgggttactgtctatgtggagtctgcacgttctccgtgcgcctgcatggttttcctccgggtgctccttttTTCTCCCATAGCCCGAAATACGTGCTCTACGGTGCAttgagttcaagaaggcagctcatcaccagagTCGCAAAGGCAATCGGGGACGGGCAACATATGCtaccctagccagtgacatcccgATTCCGTAAATGATTTTTGAAAAACTATCCCATGGACCCTGTCTCACAAACTATTGCACAATTTCTGTCACagtacactctctctccctcacacacacacgctgacccacatacacagttatacacatgttctcacatacacattctcatactcactgtcactcacttgcgcacacactctcacactctatccctcacagagactcacacacatgcactcatacacacattctcagactcatcgtcactcagtcacacacaaaaTCTCTGTCACATAATCTCTCGCATTGTCTTCCTGTCACATCCTTTTCACATACTCTCACAATCTCTTTCTTATCTACATCCACAACACCCTTATtcttcctctcacacgcactctcttccaCACACGCTGTCTGTTTCGCTGTTACATTTTCTCTCTTTACCTTACAGACATAGACATTCTCACTCTCACCTGCTCACTCTCACAATATTATCCTCTCGCTTTTTCTCACGCACACTATCTCCCTCTTCATCGCTTCCTCTGTCATTCTCCCCAACACAGTCTCACTCTCtttatccctcaacctttcctctgttATTTTCGCATTCTGTTTAACACCCACAGTCTCAGGGAATTTTTCACTCTCATGTTCCCTCCCACACATCCTCTGTCAGtttttttccttctctgtcactctcacataatctcacacaccctctctcacacactctgtttctgtctttctccgtctctctctctcctctctctctctctctgtgtactcaCTCACACATATATATGCACAGACAAACACCCCACTCACGCGCAGTAAGTATTCCTCAGGATTCTCGCCCTTTCTCTGCCCTGACCTGAACTCTGCTATTCGCTGTCGTGATACGAGCTCTGTGAGCTTCAAATTGaaataggaaagtggagttgtcaACACTTTCCTGCTTCTCCAATCACAGCCTCCTTTCTCCCCATATTTTCTTCATTTGTGGCCTAATGCTGTTACATGACAAATTACTTAAAAAGAGAAGATTGCGGAAAAACTTTGCAGATCTATGGAGGCAGAAAGGGAGACGGTGCTGGGATCAGAGTTGACTTCTGCAGAGCTGAGCTTTCCGGCCATATTTATTGGACTGAATACACACAGTTCAGGGGCTGAATTTGGCCCATGGGCCATTCGTTGTAAAAGCCAGTTGTACAAAAATCTAAGTTGGAACTGAACGATTGCCTGCAATATTTTATGGATTGGTCAATTTTCCCGGGATGTTTGTAAAATGCCAATAGAACTAACTTTCTCTCCGTTCttattgaagatctccaacagtaacacaaggtgacactccgggtacaaactgaaacactgagagtgaacactatcctcataaaggagaaggttaagattttccagctggttgatcgatacgctgagctaacaATTATTTCcgctgttcgagatcggacacttgtcgaacatgaactgctggcaaggggccgagaccatgaagaatggagagagaaagatctgcggaaagaactggaaaaaatccgaactgatcaattgttccagagcagcttttcccagagaaaatccaaatctgggagttcagcagcagtgagcggagtcccgggaattggaaaaacaacaatgatACAAAAGATtatttatgactgggccactgggaaaatatacccacactttcaatttgttttcagttttaaattccgggatttgaacactattaagtctagaataaacctgaggaatctgataCTGAATCAGTATCCTTATTTTGGGAATAAtttgggagagctctggaagaacccagagggattgctgtttatattcgatggtttggatgaattcagggacaggattgattttgccgacaattggagaaatacagaacctcagtacatgtgcacagatcccgaatgctggtgtgaagtgtctgacattgtgtacagtttaatacagcacaagctgctcccaggatgttcagtgttagtgaccagccgccccactgcattgcATTTATTAGAAAAGGCTGAaatcagtgtctgggctgaaatcctgggatttgttgggaATGAAcagaaggaatatttcaacaagttttttgaagatcagacggtggcagcagctgttatcaaacacgtggaggagaacgagatcctgtacaccatgtgttacaacccttcctactgctggatcctcggtctgtcactgggtcccttctttacacaaagcgacaggaaacggcagcaagttcccaagaccatcacccaactatattcctactatatttacaacattctgaaaaaccatggccgagagattgaaaacccccgtgatgtgttactgaagcttggtgggatggccttcacaggagtctccaagaagaagattgtgtttagagatgaagatttgattgagtacaatctacaaccttcccagttcctgtctgggttcctgatggaacttttggagagagattattctgcccagagtgtggtttacacattcccacacctcaccatccaagagtttgtagctgcactttcacaattcctgactccagatcccggggaggtcgggaaactcctcagtgaagcccacagtgaggaagatgggcgatttgagatatttctccgttttgttgctggtctctcctccgcacagtcagctcgacccctggtggATTTTCTGGGTCCATTTCgtcatcaaacaacctgccgagtgattgactgggtgaaggagaaggttgaagggcagactggagacacagagactgaaactgggaagaggaagctcctgaacacagtccactacctgtttgagtctcagaataaaatactggctcggaacacagtgggatctgtggaAACATTTTCATTTAGTGgattgcgactgaccccgattgactttgcggtcctgtctcatgtcattggactctgtgatacaataaaacacctcgaaCTACAGAACTGCGACATTCGATGTGAAGGACTGCAGCGGCTTGGATACATTCTGCACAAATGCCAGGAGTTGAGGTAAGTGCTTGTTGGTCACATATTCAATTATTGTATGGTTGAATCATTTATTATGTGACACAAATACCTTCCAGTTGGAGCAAAGATGGACAACTTGACAAAATAAGATGAACGTAAAAATGCAAGGTTAAAAATAAGAATCATGCCCTTGCTAAAAAAAATTATAGACTTAATGATAACTCGAAGAGATTAAGTATTGCAATTAAGATGGACTAAATTAATGCCAACtaattaaaataacaaaatatTGAGATTCTAAACATAATAAACACGTGAAGGTAAAAATCGTTAAAATTAACACACAAAATATACGCTGTACCGATCATAAATTATATCGTGATTGACTGCGTAAAGAAGTTtgttgaagggcagattggagacaGAGTGAAACTTGAAAAAGGAATCCCCTGAACCCATTCCACTACCTGATTGAGTCTCCGAATAGAACACTGGCTTGGAATACAGTGGGATCTGTGGAAACACTTTCATTGATTGCTCCTGACAACGATTGACTTTGTCGTCCTGTGTCATGTCATTGGACAcagtcatgatgtagagatgccggcgttggacaggggtaagc carries:
- the LOC144482174 gene encoding LOW QUALITY PROTEIN: NACHT, LRR and PYD domains-containing protein 3-like (The sequence of the model RefSeq protein was modified relative to this genomic sequence to represent the inferred CDS: substituted 1 base at 1 genomic stop codon) gives rise to the protein MAEGFNSGVYPISSKRLTLDNDPNSKITEFLTNCKDDQLLLLTKFYRDRLEQAIEGGVEGEGVLLTFHSIFQYAPYYSSQKVNEIADSGNLADCSKLLLNLVTQKGSRALRVMWESFVEMHRGLPKLEKILRELPTLGPDAFVYMNIPQGLSEVPSNLKDLQQXHKVTLRVQTETLRVNTILIKEKVKIFQLVDRYAELTIISAVRDRTLVEHELLARGRDHEEWREKDLRKELEKIRTDQLFQSSFSQRKSKSGSSAAVSGVPGIGKTTMIQKIIYDWATGKIYPHFQFVFSFKFRDLNTIKSRINLRNLILNQYPYFGNNLGELWKNPEGLLFIFDGLDEFRDRIDFADNWRNTEPQYMCTDPECWCEVSDIVYSLIQHKLLPGCSVLVTSRPTALHLLEKAEISVWAEILGFVGNEQKEYFNKFFEDQTVAAAVIKHVEENEILYTMCYNPSYCWILGLSLGPFFTQSDRKRQQVPKTITQLYSYYIYNILKNHGREIENPRDVLLKLGGMAFTGVSKKKIVFRDEDLIEYNLQPSQFLSGFLMELLERDYSAQSVVYTFPHLTIQEFVAALSQFLTPDPGEVGKLLSEAHSEEDGRFEIFLRFVAGLSSAQSARPLVDFLGPFRHQTTCRVIDWVKEKVEGQTGDTETETGKRKLLNTVHYLFESQNKILARNTVGSVETFSFSGLRLTPIDFAVLSHVIGLCDTIKHLELQNCDIRCEGLQRLGYILHKCQELSLSNNNLEDSGVKRLSAALRNPDCKIQKLQLEKNALTDSCAADLSSALSTSPSLRDLNLGENALGDSGVKLLSAALRNPNCKIQKLSLHSNSLTDSCANDLASALTTNQSLIDLNLGDKLGNLGVNRLSMALKKLECKIQKLDLYRNALTDSCTEDLASVLSTNESLKILNLGSNSFTDQSVPPLCRLIQNCRSLQLIGLEWNQFSLNGRDELKSLQGFRPGLRVELINIPTFAP